A stretch of the Corylus avellana chromosome ca6, CavTom2PMs-1.0 genome encodes the following:
- the LOC132184927 gene encoding uncharacterized protein LOC132184927, producing the protein MGNTSSMLTQYDIEEVQEHCNRAFSQQEIVSLYQRFCQLDRNGGGFISAEEFLSVPEFAVNPLSQRLLRMLDGLNFKEFVAFLSAFSPRATLQQKIEFIFKVYDSHGNGRVAMNDMLEVLRDLTGQYISEQQREQVLNQVLEEAGYTKDSLLVLSDFMKVLGNSGLKMEVEVPVD; encoded by the exons ATGGGCAACACATCGTCAATGCTCACGCAGTACGACATCGAAGAGGTCCAGGAGCACTGCAACCGCGCGT TCTCGCAGCAGGAGATAGTGTCTCTGTACCAGAGGTTCTGTCAGCTCGATCGCAATGGCGGTGGTTTCATCTCCGCCGAGGAGTTCTTGTCCGTTCCCGAATTCGCCGTTAACCCTCTCTCTCAG AGATTGTTGAGGATGTTGGATGGGTTAAACTTCAAGGAATTTGTGGCATTCTTGTCCGCATTCAGTCCTCGAGCCACCTTGCAACAGAAAATTGAAT TTATTTTTAAGGTTTATGATTCGCATGGCAATGGAAGAGTTGCGATGAATGACATGCTGGAAGTTTTGCGGGATTTGACGGGACAATATATATCTGAACAACAGAGGGAG CAAGTTCTGAATCAAGTCCTTGAGGAAGCCGGCTACACAAAGGATTCTTTGTTAGTTTTGTCCGACTTCATGAAG GTTCTTGGCAATTCTGGTTTGAAGATGGAGGTAGAGGTTCCCGTGGATTAA